From Medicago truncatula cultivar Jemalong A17 chromosome 7, MtrunA17r5.0-ANR, whole genome shotgun sequence, a single genomic window includes:
- the LOC25498281 gene encoding putative FBD-associated F-box protein At5g44940, translating into MAAENYGMEHLEFQGSDTLKFYNFIFGFSNLVVLKLKAIHVNYFLPVDFPSLKTLHLNNVFIYEHWFLRELVNSCPILEDFQAKNISVGYWSENYNGRFKRLTNLVRADIADLNSCDVPLEAFSNVQFLRAEEMFGHVPVFRNLNHVELVFQRNVDWCWVFGVLEKFPKLRILVLEMPQLLTSVRSFISILSVSPECLSSKFKECTITNYGGQKYELQFAQYIMLNSTNLQRMTIYNSSSMNHEEKLAMQMELLSFPRSSASCQIYFK; encoded by the exons ATGGCAGCAGAAAACTATGGAATGGAACACCTTGAATTCCAAGGATCAGATACGCTCaagttttacaattttatttttggtttcagtAACCTTGTTGTTCTCAAGTTGAAAGCCATCCATGTCAATTATTTTTTACCCGTTGACTTTCCTAGTCTTAAAACCCTACATTTAaacaatgtttttatttatgaacACTGGTTTCTTCGAGAACTTGTTAATTCCTGTccaattcttgaagattttcAAGCTAAAAATATATCTGTTGGGTATTGGTCAGAGAACTATAATGGAAGGTTTAAACGCTTAACCAATTTGGTTAGGGCGGACATTGCTGACTTGAATAGTTGTGATGTTCCTCTTGAAGCCTTTTCTAATGTTCAATTTCTTCGAGCAGAAGAG ATGTTTGGACATGTTCCTGTGTTTCGTAATCTAAATCATGTGGAGCTAGTCTTCCAAAGAAATGTCGATTGGTGTTGGGTATTTGGGGTGCTGGAGAAATTCCCCAAACTTCGAATTCTTGTCCTTGAAATGCCTCAACTTTTAACATCAGTTCGATCGTTTATCTCGATCCTAAGTGTTTCCCCTGAATGCCTTTCTTCAAAGTTCAAAGAGTGCACTATTACAAATTATGGAGGACAGAAATATGAGCTGCAATTTGCACAATACATTATGCTGAATTCAACAAACTTACAGAGGATGACAATATACAACTCATCTTCCATGAATCATGAAGAGAAGCTTGCAATGCAAATGGAATTGTTGTCCTTCCCAAGGAGCTCTGCCTCGTGCCagatttattttaaatga
- the LOC25498279 gene encoding FBD-associated F-box protein At5g38590, with translation MLSDDILSHILSFLPTEDAFTTTLLSKRWNQIWLLVPNLNINDQRFINRGKPYFRFRDMVYSLICAKIKHRQPIKKFCLKCHGNSTNEPLEDEVVEWLMAAENCGMEHLEFQGSDTLKFYNFIFGFSNLVVLKLKAIHVNYFLPVDFPSLKTLHLNDVFIYEHWFLRELVNSCPILEDFQAKNISIGYWSENYNGRFKRLTNLVRADISDLNSCDVPLEAFSNVQFLRVEEMFGHVPVFRNLNHVELVFQRNVDWCWVFGVLEKFPKLRILVREMPQLLTSVRSFISIPSVSPECLSSQFKECTITNYGGQKYELQFAQYIMLNSTNLQRMTIYSSSSMNHEEKLAMQMELLSFPRSSASCQIYFK, from the exons ATGTTGTCAGACGATATCCTGAGTCACATTCTCTCTTTTCTACCAACCGAAGACGCATTCACAACAACTCTTCTTTCAAAACGGTGGAACCAAATTTGGCTCTTAGTTCCCAATCTCAACATCAATGATCAAAGATTTATCAATAGAGGAAAACCTTATTTTCGCTTCCGGGATATGGTATATTCACTTATTTGTGCAAAAATTAAGCACCGCCAACCCATCAAAAAATTCTGCCTCAAATGTCATGGCAATTCTACCAATGAGCCATTGGAAGACGAGGTAGTGGAGTGGTTAATGGCAGCAGAAAACTGTGGAATGGAACACCTTGAATTCCAAGGATCAGATACGCTCaagttttacaattttatttttggtttcagtAACCTTGTTGTTCTCAAGTTGAAAGCCATCCATGTCAATTATTTTTTACCCGTTGACTTTCCTAGTCTTAAAACCCTACATTTAAACgatgtttttatttatgaacACTGGTTTCTTCGAGAACTTGTTAATTCCTGTccaattcttgaagattttcAAGCTAAAAATATATCTATTGGGTATTGGTCAGAGAACTATAATGGAAGGTTTAAACGCTTAACCAATTTGGTTAGGGCGGACATTTCTGACTTGAATAGTTGTGATGTTCCTCTTGAAGCCTTTTCTAATGTTCAATTTCTTCGAGTAGAAGAG ATGTTTGGACATGTTCCTGTGTTTCGTAATCTAAATCATGTGGAGCTAGTCTTCCAAAGAAATGTCGATTGGTGTTGGGTATTTGGGGTGCTGGAGAAATTCCCCAAACTTCGAATTCTTGTCCGTGAAATGCCTCAACTTTTAACATCAGTTCGATCGTTTATCTCGATCCCAAGTGTTTCCCCTGAATGCCTTTCTTCACAGTTCAAAGAGTGCACTATTACAAATTATGGAGGACAGAAATATGAGCTGCAATTTGCACAATACATTATGCTGAATTCAACAAACTTACAGAGGATGACAATATACAGCTCATCTTCCATGAATCATGAAGAGAAGCTTGCAATGCAAATGGAATTGTTGTCCTTCCCAAGGAGCTCTGCCTCGTGCCagatttattttaaatga